In one window of Marinifilum sp. JC120 DNA:
- a CDS encoding PAS domain-containing protein: MELSSQKSHKLPLALALLALILLGAGSLYLTWHNLRQMHQTVFEHMLLSARSIARGLDIQLVEGARRMRSPGMHNRRMPDELIPDARELFREMVAQGDLLYIALYGPDHKPMLVVEQNKDDDSTYTPPSGLFNMITKMRESSTPVMIKGKAALLYGTVGQPVLQRLYGHKKRGFMPPQNRETYLLLGLSAEKHLRQFNQYRRAALLQTGYIFLAGLVLWLLAVAYFQRREEGKKLTRLERFQANLLDNMPDGLLTLSPQGAILSANGSAHKLLQSPTDEVLVGKNWNDFYYESLQDFKREDVIWEHVRLGGKNLELILFPYFESRKEQRTMIIIRDRTDIAGLEEDLYEARRLASIGSLAAGVAHEIRNPLSSLRGFAQLFADKFKDEQPYGTYATTMLTEADRLNRVVTDLLYLSKPHELNPESLNLRKICESMQTLMGFDLEHKGTKLHSELHTEHVYADPDGIRQVLLNLLVNSLDAVPDKNGKISIIAETTENGVWVSVCDNGPGMPDDIRKHALEPFFTDKPKGTGLGLAIVNTIMRGHNGRVTISAPDRPGPLDGTCVKLFFPKPRDEGSE, from the coding sequence ATGGAATTAAGCTCACAAAAATCGCATAAACTGCCACTTGCTCTGGCACTTCTGGCCCTGATTCTCCTCGGGGCCGGAAGTTTGTACCTTACTTGGCACAACCTGCGCCAGATGCACCAGACAGTATTCGAGCACATGCTGCTCTCCGCACGCTCCATTGCGCGCGGTCTGGATATCCAGTTGGTGGAGGGTGCACGGCGTATGCGCTCACCGGGGATGCATAACAGGCGCATGCCTGATGAATTGATCCCTGATGCACGGGAATTGTTCAGAGAAATGGTTGCACAGGGAGACCTGCTATACATCGCGCTCTACGGACCGGACCACAAACCCATGTTGGTGGTGGAACAAAATAAAGACGACGATTCCACATACACACCGCCCTCCGGGCTATTCAACATGATCACCAAAATGCGGGAATCAAGCACCCCGGTCATGATCAAGGGGAAAGCGGCCCTGCTTTACGGCACCGTGGGCCAGCCTGTTCTGCAACGGCTGTACGGCCACAAGAAACGCGGGTTTATGCCCCCGCAAAACCGGGAAACATATCTGCTGCTGGGCCTCAGCGCGGAAAAACATTTACGCCAGTTCAACCAGTACCGCAGAGCCGCCCTTTTACAGACCGGATATATCTTTCTGGCCGGACTGGTCCTCTGGCTGCTGGCTGTGGCCTATTTTCAACGTCGCGAAGAAGGTAAAAAGCTGACCCGACTGGAACGGTTCCAAGCCAACCTGCTGGACAACATGCCCGACGGACTGCTGACCCTCTCCCCGCAGGGAGCCATTCTGTCAGCTAACGGTTCGGCGCATAAACTTCTGCAAAGCCCGACGGATGAAGTTCTGGTAGGCAAAAACTGGAATGATTTCTATTACGAATCCCTACAGGATTTCAAACGGGAAGATGTAATATGGGAGCATGTTCGACTGGGCGGCAAGAACCTTGAGCTGATTCTCTTCCCCTACTTTGAAAGCAGGAAAGAACAACGGACCATGATCATCATCCGTGACCGCACCGACATCGCGGGACTGGAAGAAGATCTTTACGAAGCACGTAGACTGGCTTCCATCGGTTCTCTGGCTGCCGGAGTGGCCCATGAAATCCGCAATCCACTAAGTTCTCTGCGCGGATTCGCCCAGCTCTTTGCGGATAAATTCAAGGATGAACAGCCTTACGGAACCTACGCCACAACCATGCTTACTGAAGCAGACCGCTTAAACAGAGTTGTCACCGACCTGCTTTACCTGTCCAAACCCCATGAGCTTAATCCAGAGTCCCTTAACTTGCGCAAAATCTGCGAATCCATGCAGACCCTAATGGGCTTTGACCTTGAGCACAAAGGCACCAAGTTGCACAGTGAACTGCATACCGAGCACGTATATGCCGACCCGGACGGAATCCGGCAGGTACTGTTAAATCTGCTGGTCAACAGCCTTGATGCGGTCCCCGATAAGAACGGCAAGATATCGATCATTGCCGAAACCACCGAAAACGGGGTCTGGGTCAGCGTCTGTGACAACGGTCCGGGGATGCCTGATGATATACGCAAACACGCTCTTGAACCATTTTTCACCGACAAGCCCAAAGGAACCGGTTTAGGGCTTGCCATTGTCAATACAATCATGCGCGGACACAACGGACGGGTAACCATTTCCGCACCGGACAGGCCCGGACCACTGGATGGGACCTGCGTAAAACTCTTCTTTCCAAAGCCGCGTGACGAAGGATCTGAATAA
- a CDS encoding sigma-54-dependent Fis family transcriptional regulator, with translation MNAIGKNVLIVDDEPSLRMLIRAVLEGDGWNVHEAQSGEQALEMLPGLTLNAALIDMRMEGMDGMALLGELNSVMPGLPVIMLTAYGNVNSAVIAMKHGAFDYLTKPADNEELKAVMAKALDYSRLVDENEKLKSAAGATEEMIGSSQGMLHVKDLIEQAGPSEATILVLGESGTGKELVAEGLHRASQRADKPLIKVNCAALPADLLESELFGYMKGAFTGANANKPGRFQLASGGTLFLDEIGEMDPVLQAKILRALQEKVVEPLGSVSPVETDVRIIAATNRDLKLEVEKGNFREDLYYRLSVLEISIPPLRDRVGDLPSLIAYLLEKLGRKNNKKVRSVSPSFLDALGRYDWPGNVRELENVLERAIILSRSEVLGPELLPPQVQNPTPRRTIPEPTALTQAQQQAQQSAPATPPGTTTLDDAERQALITALEANQHHRERTADALGISRRTLQYKLKKYGLTRR, from the coding sequence ATGAATGCCATAGGAAAAAACGTACTCATAGTTGACGATGAACCGTCGCTGCGCATGCTCATTCGGGCTGTGCTCGAAGGTGACGGCTGGAACGTGCATGAAGCCCAGTCCGGCGAGCAGGCTCTTGAGATGCTTCCCGGCCTGACCTTGAACGCAGCCTTGATCGATATGCGCATGGAGGGCATGGACGGCATGGCCCTGCTGGGAGAATTAAACAGCGTCATGCCCGGACTGCCGGTGATCATGCTTACGGCATACGGTAATGTGAACTCCGCAGTAATAGCCATGAAACATGGTGCCTTCGACTACCTGACCAAGCCCGCAGACAATGAAGAACTAAAGGCGGTCATGGCTAAGGCCCTTGATTATTCCCGACTGGTGGATGAAAATGAAAAACTTAAGTCCGCTGCCGGGGCCACGGAAGAAATGATCGGCAGTTCACAGGGCATGCTCCATGTGAAAGACCTCATTGAACAGGCCGGGCCATCTGAAGCCACCATCCTTGTGCTTGGTGAATCAGGAACCGGTAAGGAACTTGTGGCCGAAGGTCTGCACCGGGCCAGCCAGCGGGCGGACAAACCCTTAATCAAAGTCAACTGCGCAGCCCTTCCGGCCGACCTACTGGAAAGTGAACTTTTCGGCTACATGAAAGGAGCCTTTACCGGAGCCAATGCGAACAAACCCGGACGGTTCCAACTCGCTTCCGGCGGAACCCTTTTTCTTGACGAAATCGGGGAAATGGACCCGGTGCTGCAAGCAAAGATTCTGCGGGCCTTACAGGAAAAGGTGGTCGAACCGCTGGGCAGTGTTTCCCCGGTGGAAACGGACGTGCGCATCATTGCTGCCACCAACCGAGACCTGAAGCTGGAAGTGGAAAAAGGAAATTTCCGCGAGGACCTCTATTATCGACTGAGTGTCCTTGAAATTAGCATTCCGCCCCTGCGTGACCGCGTGGGGGACCTGCCTTCTCTGATAGCCTACCTGCTGGAGAAACTGGGCCGCAAGAACAACAAAAAAGTGCGTTCGGTCAGCCCTTCTTTTCTGGATGCGCTGGGCCGATATGACTGGCCCGGAAACGTCCGTGAACTGGAAAATGTGTTGGAACGGGCCATCATCCTCAGTCGCAGCGAAGTACTCGGCCCGGAACTGCTGCCCCCGCAAGTACAAAACCCCACACCCCGGCGGACAATACCGGAACCAACCGCACTGACACAGGCGCAGCAACAGGCTCAACAATCAGCTCCCGCAACACCTCCGGGCACTACGACCCTTGATGATGCGGAGCGTCAGGCTTTAATCACCGCCCTTGAAGCCAACCAACATCACCGGGAACGGACAGCTGATGCACTGGGCATCAGCCGCAGGACCTTACAGTACAAATTAAAAAAGTACGGACTAACCCGTCGATAA
- a CDS encoding ABC transporter substrate-binding protein — protein MFTCVRVFGLVCCLFFSTVYAHASSLKIMAEEYPPYSYQIDSEGKGIFIDLVQLIQAKLGEKPSEITFYPWARGYKMLESGVGDILFPMCMTSERSAQFKFVGPVFWDDIYFYRKKGSGIDIKRIDDARKVGKIAVTRSDVFHQNLVSMGYTNLDVSSSQKCDFLKLIRGRVDLVPMGRKAISYFFKRNPELDFSQLERVGPPIFFTTNYLAFALNTPDEVVQKWQVALDELKREGEWLKIVDKYFPPDSVH, from the coding sequence ATGTTTACATGTGTTCGTGTTTTTGGGTTGGTGTGTTGTCTTTTTTTCAGCACTGTCTATGCTCATGCTTCCAGCTTGAAAATAATGGCGGAAGAATACCCCCCGTATAGTTATCAGATTGATAGTGAAGGCAAGGGTATTTTTATTGATCTTGTGCAGCTGATTCAGGCAAAGCTTGGGGAGAAGCCATCTGAAATAACGTTTTATCCGTGGGCTCGAGGCTATAAGATGTTGGAGTCCGGGGTCGGGGATATACTTTTTCCCATGTGCATGACTTCCGAACGGTCAGCACAATTCAAATTTGTTGGGCCTGTTTTCTGGGATGATATATATTTCTATCGGAAAAAAGGTAGCGGTATTGATATAAAACGAATTGATGATGCCAGAAAGGTAGGTAAAATAGCAGTAACCAGATCCGACGTTTTTCATCAGAATTTGGTCAGCATGGGTTATACCAACCTTGATGTAAGTTCATCCCAGAAATGTGATTTCTTGAAGTTGATCAGGGGCAGAGTTGATCTTGTTCCCATGGGCAGGAAGGCTATTTCTTATTTTTTTAAGCGTAATCCTGAGCTTGATTTTAGTCAGCTTGAGCGGGTCGGTCCGCCTATATTTTTTACCACCAATTATTTAGCTTTTGCATTGAACACCCCTGATGAGGTTGTGCAGAAATGGCAGGTCGCTTTGGATGAGCTGAAGAGAGAAGGGGAATGGCTGAAAATTGTAGACAAATATTTTCCGCCTGATTCAGTTCATTAA
- a CDS encoding HDOD domain-containing protein — translation MTEHTPVPEEIMQKASALMEDRFTRTDREQPVVATLFELGLAHVTRDLMESPELYKPQPELPMPKEKFDQVDPISLMRTEIKLPSLPQVFIEMRQTINDPASSASDLAKVISRDTALSAFLLRMVNSAFYSFPAQIDTISRAVAVVGTNQLSTLAMGTSVMDMFKGLPADIIDLELFWRHSFACGIIASQLSKTFKQGTPEKCFVAGLLHDIGRPVLMMALPKQAIAATAISRNKKALMFKAERVVTGFDHAELGSMLLRKWNLPFSLVSAVLNHHNPTKAAKSPEALYVYFANIIAKTMGIGGSGDFFIRNVNNERWEKNGLTPEKLRELDAALAPVLDDAFAILKNMTA, via the coding sequence ATGACTGAACACACACCCGTCCCTGAAGAGATCATGCAAAAGGCTAGTGCATTGATGGAGGACCGTTTTACCCGTACCGACCGGGAACAGCCAGTCGTGGCTACACTTTTCGAACTGGGTCTAGCCCATGTTACCCGTGACCTCATGGAGAGCCCGGAACTTTACAAACCGCAGCCTGAACTGCCCATGCCTAAAGAAAAGTTCGATCAGGTGGACCCGATATCGCTTATGCGCACCGAGATCAAACTGCCTTCCCTGCCGCAAGTTTTCATTGAAATGCGTCAGACCATCAATGATCCGGCAAGTTCTGCTTCCGATCTGGCAAAAGTCATATCAAGGGACACAGCCCTATCAGCCTTTCTGCTGCGCATGGTCAATAGCGCTTTTTACAGTTTTCCCGCTCAAATCGATACCATTTCAAGGGCTGTGGCTGTGGTCGGAACCAACCAGCTGTCCACCCTTGCCATGGGAACATCAGTCATGGATATGTTCAAAGGTTTACCGGCTGATATCATTGATCTGGAACTTTTCTGGCGGCACAGCTTCGCCTGCGGAATCATAGCCAGCCAACTTTCCAAGACTTTCAAACAGGGCACTCCGGAAAAATGCTTTGTTGCCGGACTGCTGCACGACATAGGCCGCCCGGTATTAATGATGGCTCTGCCTAAGCAGGCAATTGCGGCCACTGCCATTTCACGCAACAAGAAGGCCCTCATGTTCAAGGCCGAGCGGGTCGTTACCGGATTTGACCACGCCGAACTTGGCAGCATGCTGCTGCGTAAGTGGAACCTGCCTTTTTCATTAGTCAGCGCAGTACTCAACCACCACAATCCCACCAAAGCAGCCAAATCACCGGAAGCGCTTTATGTCTATTTCGCGAATATCATCGCCAAGACCATGGGAATCGGGGGAAGCGGAGATTTCTTCATCCGCAATGTGAACAATGAAAGATGGGAAAAAAACGGACTGACTCCTGAAAAGTTACGGGAGCTTGACGCTGCACTGGCTCCGGTTCTGGATGACGCATTTGCCATCCTGAAAAATATGACTGCTTAA
- a CDS encoding ABC transporter substrate-binding protein, with amino-acid sequence MTYEVIMKILAALVLAAFILSSSAFVRASDFHVMTEHYPPYSYLENGKPTGLFVELFRMIEDKLGQPSAKIYFYPWARAYITLKKNRGEVLFPMALNEDRKKLFKFVGPVFLTDIYFYKKKGSPLRLSRVEDAKKIGRIGVTRDDLFHHKLANMGFTNLDVSTSQRSDFFKVQRERVDFVPMGERTIGPFLKGIPELDTDDFEQVGPVLFESSAYIAFSSTTPDSVIRKWQMALDELKEEGEWVRVLDKYFPPDQVH; translated from the coding sequence ATGACCTATGAAGTTATTATGAAAATTCTAGCTGCTCTTGTTCTTGCTGCTTTCATTCTAAGCTCTTCTGCATTTGTCCGTGCTTCCGATTTTCATGTTATGACCGAACATTATCCTCCGTACAGTTACCTTGAGAATGGCAAACCAACAGGTCTTTTTGTTGAATTGTTTCGAATGATTGAAGATAAACTCGGTCAACCTTCAGCCAAGATTTATTTTTATCCTTGGGCCAGAGCTTATATAACGTTGAAGAAGAACCGCGGTGAGGTTCTTTTTCCCATGGCGTTGAACGAGGATAGAAAAAAATTATTTAAGTTTGTCGGGCCAGTTTTTTTGACTGACATCTATTTTTACAAAAAGAAAGGAAGTCCTCTCCGGCTTAGCAGGGTTGAGGATGCGAAAAAAATAGGTAGGATTGGAGTTACGAGAGACGATCTTTTTCATCATAAACTTGCAAATATGGGTTTTACTAACTTAGATGTTAGCACTTCTCAGCGGTCTGATTTCTTCAAGGTCCAGCGGGAAAGGGTCGATTTTGTTCCTATGGGAGAAAGAACTATTGGTCCTTTTTTAAAAGGGATACCGGAACTTGATACAGACGATTTCGAGCAGGTGGGGCCGGTTCTTTTTGAGTCTTCCGCCTACATTGCGTTTTCTTCTACCACCCCTGATTCTGTGATCCGCAAGTGGCAGATGGCTCTGGATGAGTTAAAGGAGGAAGGGGAGTGGGTGAGAGTTTTAGATAAGTATTTCCCGCCTGATCAAGTTCATTAG
- a CDS encoding glycine betaine ABC transporter substrate-binding protein, protein MKKVLTLILAALLVAAFAVPSFAGDKKKVKLAYVEWDCATATTNVLKAVIEERLGYECEVIPVAAAVMWQGVASGDVDGMAAAWLPATHAEYLKRLQKDVVNLGPNVTGARLGWAVPSYVTAESIADLNKYADKFDDKIIGIDPGAGIMMLSEEAIKKYNLDKFEIMEGSGATMTAALGDAIKNKEWIAVTAWSPHWMFGRWDLKYLDDPKKVLGESETINTVVRKGLDKDMPEVYAFLNKFAWKDANQMQMVMAWNQEKGADPYDNAKRFIKENKAQVDSWLK, encoded by the coding sequence ATGAAAAAGGTGCTAACTTTAATTCTCGCGGCCCTGCTTGTTGCGGCTTTTGCCGTGCCCTCTTTCGCAGGCGACAAAAAGAAGGTCAAACTGGCTTACGTAGAGTGGGATTGCGCTACAGCAACCACCAACGTGCTTAAAGCGGTTATTGAAGAACGCTTGGGCTACGAATGCGAAGTTATTCCTGTTGCAGCAGCTGTCATGTGGCAGGGCGTTGCTTCCGGTGATGTTGACGGTATGGCTGCTGCATGGCTGCCCGCGACCCACGCCGAATACCTTAAACGTCTCCAAAAAGACGTTGTTAATCTCGGCCCTAACGTAACTGGCGCAAGACTAGGCTGGGCTGTTCCCTCCTACGTTACTGCGGAGTCCATTGCGGACCTCAACAAATACGCAGACAAATTTGACGACAAAATCATCGGCATTGACCCCGGCGCAGGCATCATGATGCTTTCCGAGGAAGCCATTAAAAAATACAACCTTGACAAATTCGAGATCATGGAAGGCTCCGGCGCAACCATGACCGCTGCACTGGGCGACGCAATCAAGAACAAAGAATGGATTGCTGTTACCGCATGGTCCCCACACTGGATGTTTGGCCGCTGGGACCTCAAATATCTCGATGACCCCAAGAAGGTTCTCGGCGAATCCGAAACCATCAACACAGTCGTACGCAAAGGACTGGATAAGGATATGCCTGAAGTCTATGCCTTCCTCAACAAATTTGCATGGAAAGACGCAAACCAGATGCAAATGGTTATGGCTTGGAATCAGGAAAAGGGAGCCGATCCTTATGACAACGCCAAGCGTTTCATTAAGGAAAACAAAGCTCAGGTTGATTCCTGGCTGAAATAA
- a CDS encoding glycine betaine/L-proline ABC transporter ATP-binding protein: MEKIRVENLYKIFGNNPKKIIPMLEQGSTKDEIMEKTKHGVGVNNASFGVEEGEIVVVMGLSGSGKSTLVRCINRLIDPTGGKIFIDGEDITTLSMSKLRKIRLEKLGMVFQNFALFPHRTVLKNTEYGLEIADTDPETRKKKAMDALELVGLSGWEDSYPDQLSGGMRQRVGLARALALDPDILLMDEAFSALDPLIRRDMQDELINLQERMHKTIVFISHDLDEALKLGDRIVLMKDGEIVQIGTPEEILTEPATEYVRRFVEDVDITKVLTAESVMKKIDAVAYIKTDGPRASLRKMRKNNISNLFVLDEKHKLIGMLNAADCAKLVEAGGKDIKTIMHTDLQAVDLDCPAQELFNIMQDRTLPLPVINSENKLKGVIVRGTLIGALAERGGK, translated from the coding sequence ATGGAAAAAATCAGAGTCGAAAACCTCTATAAAATCTTCGGTAACAACCCTAAGAAAATCATTCCGATGCTTGAACAGGGGTCTACCAAAGATGAAATCATGGAAAAAACCAAACACGGTGTGGGCGTTAACAACGCTTCATTCGGTGTTGAAGAAGGTGAGATAGTTGTGGTCATGGGTCTTTCCGGTAGCGGAAAATCCACCCTTGTCCGCTGCATCAACAGGCTAATTGACCCCACCGGCGGAAAAATATTCATTGACGGGGAAGACATCACCACCCTGAGTATGAGTAAACTGCGTAAAATCAGGCTTGAAAAACTGGGCATGGTTTTTCAGAACTTCGCCCTTTTCCCGCACCGTACGGTCCTTAAAAACACTGAATACGGACTGGAAATAGCAGATACAGACCCTGAGACCCGCAAGAAAAAGGCCATGGATGCCCTCGAACTGGTAGGTCTCAGCGGCTGGGAAGATTCATACCCGGACCAGCTTTCCGGGGGCATGCGCCAAAGAGTCGGACTGGCCCGCGCGCTGGCTCTCGACCCGGATATCCTGCTCATGGACGAAGCTTTCAGTGCACTTGATCCGCTCATCCGCCGCGACATGCAGGATGAACTCATCAACCTGCAAGAACGCATGCACAAAACCATCGTATTCATCAGCCATGACCTCGACGAAGCGCTTAAGCTCGGCGACCGCATTGTGCTCATGAAAGACGGTGAAATTGTACAGATAGGCACACCGGAAGAGATCCTCACCGAACCTGCCACAGAATACGTTCGACGCTTTGTGGAGGACGTTGATATCACCAAGGTCCTTACCGCTGAATCTGTCATGAAAAAAATTGACGCTGTGGCCTATATAAAAACCGACGGTCCCAGAGCTTCCCTGCGCAAAATGCGCAAAAACAACATCTCCAACCTCTTTGTCCTCGACGAAAAGCACAAGCTCATCGGCATGCTAAATGCCGCGGACTGCGCCAAACTCGTGGAAGCTGGAGGCAAGGACATCAAGACCATTATGCATACCGACTTGCAGGCCGTTGATCTAGACTGCCCGGCACAGGAACTGTTTAACATCATGCAGGACCGGACGCTTCCCCTGCCGGTCATCAACTCTGAAAATAAACTGAAAGGTGTCATTGTCCGCGGCACCCTTATCGGTGCCCTCGCTGAAAGAGGAGGTAAATAG
- a CDS encoding NifU family protein translates to MHDKVEAALDKVRPFLQADGGNVELVEVTDKGIAKVRLQGACKGCPMSQITLRNAIERTLLKELPELKGVEPAE, encoded by the coding sequence ATGCACGATAAAGTCGAAGCCGCTCTTGACAAGGTCAGACCCTTTCTTCAGGCTGACGGCGGTAACGTAGAACTCGTAGAGGTAACTGACAAAGGCATTGCCAAAGTACGTTTGCAGGGAGCCTGCAAGGGTTGCCCCATGTCCCAGATCACCTTGAGAAACGCCATCGAGCGGACCCTGCTCAAGGAGCTTCCCGAACTCAAAGGCGTAGAGCCTGCTGAATAG
- a CDS encoding proline/glycine betaine ABC transporter permease — translation MNVPRIPVGEVIESSIDFLVEHFSFATKAFSAVLEAGLDVVEGAMRACPPWMFIIIIAAITLRLTKSKRTTIFAAAGLLLIWNMGLWKATVSTIALVIVSTLLALMIGIPIGIVAAMNKHVNRIVMPVLDVMQTMPAFVYLIPAIPFFGLGKVAAIFSTIIFAMPPSIRLTCLGIKQVPEELVECAEAFGSNRWQRLIKLELPIATPTIMAGVNQTVMLALSMVVIAAMIGAKGLGGEVWKAIQRLQMGKGFEAGIGIVIVAMIMDRVLQNIGSGKK, via the coding sequence ATGAATGTCCCACGCATTCCCGTCGGGGAAGTAATTGAATCGTCGATTGATTTTCTGGTGGAACACTTTTCATTCGCCACCAAGGCCTTCTCCGCAGTACTTGAAGCCGGTCTGGATGTAGTTGAAGGAGCCATGAGGGCCTGCCCCCCGTGGATGTTCATTATTATTATCGCGGCCATCACCCTGCGGCTGACCAAAAGCAAAAGAACCACTATTTTTGCTGCGGCCGGGTTGCTGCTAATCTGGAACATGGGACTGTGGAAGGCCACGGTCAGCACCATTGCGCTGGTTATTGTATCCACTCTGCTGGCACTTATGATCGGAATCCCCATCGGCATTGTGGCTGCAATGAACAAACATGTTAACCGAATAGTCATGCCTGTACTTGACGTAATGCAGACCATGCCGGCTTTCGTATACCTGATCCCGGCCATCCCGTTTTTCGGGCTGGGCAAGGTTGCTGCAATTTTTTCAACAATCATCTTTGCCATGCCCCCGTCCATCAGGCTGACCTGCCTCGGAATCAAGCAGGTACCTGAAGAACTGGTGGAGTGCGCCGAGGCATTCGGCTCCAACCGCTGGCAGAGACTCATTAAACTCGAACTTCCCATTGCCACTCCGACCATCATGGCCGGAGTCAACCAGACAGTCATGTTGGCCCTCTCCATGGTGGTCATCGCCGCCATGATCGGAGCCAAGGGGCTTGGCGGAGAAGTCTGGAAAGCAATCCAGAGATTGCAGATGGGCAAGGGGTTCGAGGCAGGAATCGGAATCGTCATCGTGGCCATGATCATGGACCGCGTACTTCAGAACATTGGGTCTGGCAAAAAATAG
- a CDS encoding glutamate--tRNA ligase — protein MAKTVTRFAPSPTGHLHIGGARTALFAWLLAKHDGGDFVLRIEDTDRERSKQEYTDAILDSMKWLGMDWNEDPVYQSDRFDLYNGYIDQLLEEGKAYWCDCTSEQVDAMREKAMKEKRKPKYDGSCREKNIGPGENRVVRFKAPLEGRTNFTDMIKGPISVENGEMDDMILRRSDGSPTYNLAVVVDDHTMGVTSVLRGDDHVNNTPRQIQIYQALGWDVPKFGHVPMILGPDKKKLSKRHGALSVMEYEKMGYLPEAVVNYLVRLGWSHGDQEIFSREELIELFNTDHLGNSPSVFDTKKLDWVNSEYIKAKAPADLISGMRSFLPEGVEAEDAYLEKIIPLLQPRSTNYKEMADMCDFFLVDSAVLEYDEKAVAKVFKPEAVEILKELTTRIEADEEFSHDSLEAVCKGFLEEKELKFKAIGQPVRLALCGRTQSPGGLYDLMLVLGKDETVARMNRAASLV, from the coding sequence ATGGCTAAGACCGTAACCCGTTTTGCCCCCAGTCCCACCGGACATCTGCACATCGGTGGAGCACGCACCGCACTTTTCGCATGGCTTCTTGCCAAGCACGACGGCGGAGACTTTGTGCTGCGCATCGAAGACACCGACCGTGAACGTTCCAAGCAGGAATACACCGACGCCATTCTTGACTCCATGAAATGGCTGGGCATGGACTGGAACGAAGATCCCGTTTACCAGAGTGATCGCTTCGACCTTTACAACGGATACATCGACCAGCTTCTGGAAGAAGGTAAAGCCTATTGGTGCGACTGTACTTCCGAACAGGTAGACGCCATGCGCGAGAAGGCCATGAAGGAAAAACGCAAGCCCAAATATGACGGTTCCTGCCGCGAGAAAAATATCGGTCCCGGCGAGAACAGGGTAGTACGCTTCAAAGCCCCCCTCGAAGGCCGTACCAATTTCACCGACATGATCAAAGGACCCATCAGCGTGGAAAACGGTGAAATGGATGATATGATCCTGCGCCGCAGCGACGGCTCTCCCACCTACAACCTCGCAGTTGTAGTGGACGACCACACCATGGGTGTTACCAGCGTTCTGCGCGGAGATGATCACGTCAACAACACCCCGCGCCAGATCCAGATTTACCAAGCTCTCGGTTGGGATGTACCTAAATTCGGTCATGTGCCCATGATCCTCGGTCCGGACAAGAAAAAACTTTCCAAACGTCACGGCGCGCTTTCCGTTATGGAATACGAAAAAATGGGTTACCTGCCCGAAGCTGTGGTCAACTACCTTGTTCGTCTGGGCTGGTCTCACGGCGATCAGGAAATTTTCTCCCGTGAAGAATTGATCGAGCTTTTCAACACCGATCATCTCGGCAATTCCCCGTCTGTATTCGATACCAAGAAGCTGGACTGGGTAAACAGCGAGTATATCAAAGCCAAGGCTCCTGCGGACCTGATCTCCGGCATGCGTTCCTTCCTGCCCGAAGGCGTTGAAGCCGAAGATGCATATCTTGAAAAGATAATCCCTCTGCTTCAGCCCCGCTCCACCAATTACAAAGAAATGGCCGATATGTGTGATTTCTTCCTCGTGGACAGCGCAGTACTGGAGTATGACGAAAAGGCTGTTGCCAAAGTCTTCAAGCCCGAAGCAGTGGAAATCCTCAAGGAGCTGACCACTCGCATCGAAGCTGACGAAGAGTTCAGCCACGATTCCCTTGAAGCTGTATGCAAAGGCTTTCTTGAAGAGAAAGAACTTAAGTTCAAGGCCATCGGTCAGCCCGTGCGCCTCGCACTCTGCGGCCGCACCCAGTCCCCCGGCGGACTTTACGACCTCATGCTCGTGCTGGGCAAAGACGAGACCGTTGCCCGCATGAACCGCGCTGCAAGCCTGGTATAA